GGTGCGGCAGCGCACCGTCAGCGGTGTCGCCGTGTGGTCGGCGCTGGACTACGACGACGTCCCGCGCACCGTGCTCCTCGCCTACAAGGACGGCGGGCGGGTGGACGCGGTGCGTGCTCTGGCCGGTGCCCTGGCTCCGGCGCTCGCCGCAGCGGGCGGCCCGCGCGGCCGCGGTGCCGTCCCCGTCCTGGTCCCGTCCACCCGCGCGGCGTGGCGGCGGCGCGGCTACCACCCGACGGGGATGGTGCTCGCGCGCACCAGGGCGCTCGCGCCTCCGCTGTGGCACGCGCTCCGGCTCACCAGGCAGACCGCCGACCAGGCGGCGCTCGGGAACGCCCAGCGCGCGGACAACCGTGCGGGCAGCATGGTCGCGTCCCGGCGGCTGCGCGGCCGGAGGTGCGTGATCGTCGACGACATCGTGACCAGCGGGGCCACGATCGCGGAGGCCGCGCGCGCGATCCGGTCGGCCGGCGGCACAGTGGGCGGCGCCGCGACCATCGCCCATACGCCGCGCCGGCGACGATGACCAGCCCCGCGCGGCATGGTCCAGCGGACGTTCAGCAGAATCGTGGAATTCACCCGCTGATCACGGTTCCGTTACGTGCGGGGGAGCACTACGGTGGTCGAAAAGGCGCGAGTGATCCGCCCTTCGTGATCCGGGCGGACATCACGCCGGATCAGGGAGGTCTTCATGGACATCAACATCGTCGGACGCAACCTGGGAATCACTGATCGCTTCCGTGAGTACGCGACGGAGAAGGCCGATAAAGTCGCGCATCTCGCCGAGCGGGCGATCTCCTTCGAGATCAAGGTCAGCAGGCACAACGAGAAGCTGGGTTCCCAGAACGGCGACGACCGGGTCGAGCTGACCCTGGTCGGACCACGAGCCGTCGTCCGGTCCGAAGCGACCGGAACGGACAAGTACGCCGCGTTCGACATCGCGCTCGGGAAGCTTCTCGAACGTGTCAGGAGGGCCAAGGACAGGCGCAAGGTGCATCGCGGGCAGCACCGGCCGACCTCGCTGCGCGAGGCGAGCACCGACGGCTTCAGCGCGGTCGGGCTCGCGGCGGCCCCGGTGTCGGTGCTCGACCAGGTGCGCACCGGCAATGTCCCCGTGGTCTCCGACGAGACGGCGGAGGTGGGGGAGACCGAAGAGGAGTACAGCCCGGTCGTGATCCGCCAGAAGGTCTTCGCGAGCATCCCGATGACCGTCGACGACGCCCTCTATTACATGGAGCTCGTGGGCCACGACTTCTACCTGTTCGTGGATCAGGAGACCAAGCGCCCGAGCGTCGTCTACCGCCGCAAGGGCTGGGACTACGGCGTGATCGCCCTCGACGACGATGCCGAGGAGCTGCAGGAGGTCGCGACCGCGAGCCGCAAGCTCGGCTGACGTCCGCGTCGATGGCGTGCGCCCAGGCGGCGCACGCCATCGGCATTCACCGGTCTCGCAGTGCCCTCCCAGGGACCTTGGGACGTGCTCCGGGGAGGACCAAGTACGATGTTCTCTATCGTCGGCGGAGTATGCCGTGCGGCGTGCGTCCGCCGTGGCGCGGGCATCACCGGCCCGATCGATCAAAATGGAGTGCATCAGTGGCCTCAGTTCTTGAAAAGGTTCTCCGCGTCGGCGAGGGACGCACCCTCCGGCGCCTGGAGGCGTACGCGAAGGCGGTCAACGCTCTCGAGGACGACTTCAGCGAGCTGACCGACGACGAACTCATGCACGAGACCGTCGAGCTGCGCGAGCGCTACAGCAACGGCGAGTCGCTGGACGACCTCCTCCCCGAGGCGTTCGCCGCCGTGCGCGAGGCGTCCAAGCGGACGCTCGGCATGCGCCACTTCGACGTGCAGATCATGGGCGGCGCGGCCCTCCACCTCGGCAACATCGCCGAGATGAAGACCGGTGAGGGCAAGACGCTGGTGGCGACCACCGCGGCGTACCTCAACGCGATCACGAGCCGCGGCGTGCACGTCATCACCGTGAACGACTACCTGGCGAGCTACCAGTCCGAGCTGATGGGCCGCGTCTTCCGCGCCCTCGGAATGACGACCGGGGTGATCCTTTCTGGCCAGACGCCCGAGGAGCGCCGCGAGCAGTACGCCGCCGACATCACCTACGGCACGAACAACGAGTTCGGCTTCGACTACCTGCGCGACAACATGGCGTGGCAGGCGAGCGACATGGTCCAGCGCGGCCACTTCTTCGCGATCGTGGACGAGGTCGACTCGATCCTCATCGACGAGGCGCGCACCCCGCTCATCATCTCCGGGCCGTCCTCCGGCGAGGCCAACCGCTGGTTCAACGAGTTCGCCAGCCTCGCCACGCGCCTGACCGCCGACGTCGACTACGAGGTGGACGAGAAGAAGCGCACCGTCGGCGTGCTGGAGCCGGGCATCGAGAAGGTCGAGGACTACCTCGGCATCGACAACCTGTACGAGTCGGCGAACACCCCGCTCATCTCCTTCCTCAACAACGCGATCAAGGCCAACGCCCTGTTCAAGCGCGACAAGGACTACGTCGTGATGAACGGCGAGGTGCTCATCGTCGACGAGCACACCGGCCGCATCCTGGTCGGCCGCCGCTACAACGAGGGCATCCACCAGGCCATCGAGGCCAAGGAGGGCGTGGAGGTCAAGGCCGAGAACCAGACCCTCGCCACCGTCACGCTGCAGAACTACTTCCGCCTCTACAAGAAGCTGTCCGGCATGACCGGTACCGCCGAGACCGAGGCCGCCGAGTTCATGAGCACCTACAAGCTCGGCGTCGTCCCGATCCCGACGAACAAGCCGATGCAGCGCAAGGACCAGCCGGACCTCGTCTACAAGAATGAGAAGGCGAAGTTCGACCAGGTCGTCGAGGACATCGCCAAGCGGTACGAGAAGGGCCAGCCGGTCCTCGTCGGAACGACGAGCGTCGAGAAGAGCGAGTACCTGTCGCGCCTGCTCGCCAAGAAGGGCGTGCGCCACGAGGTCCTGAACGCCAAGAACCACGCGCGCGAGGCCGCGATCGTCGCCCAGGCCGGACGCCTCGGCTCGGTCACGGTCGCCACGAACATGGCCGGCCGTGGTACCGACATCATGCTCGGCGGCAACGCCGAGTTCATCGCCGTGGCCGAGATGAACGCCCGCGGGCTCTCGCCGGTGGAGACGCCGGACGAGTACGAGGAGGCCTGGGAGGGCGTCTTCGACGACGTGAAGGCGAAGGTCTCCGAGGAGGCCGAGAAGGTCATCGACGCGGGCGGCCTGTACGTGCTCGGCACCGAGCGCCACGAGTCGCGCCGCATCGACAACCAGCTCCGCGGCCGCTCCGGCCGTCAGGGCGACCCGGGCGAGAGCCGGTTCTACCTGTCGCTGACCGACGACCTGATGCGCCTGTTCAACGCGGGCGCCGCCGAGAGCCTGATGGGCCGCACCAGCGTCCCGGACGACATGGCCATCGAGTCGAAGGTCGTCAGCCGCGCCATCCGCAGCGCGCAGTCGCAGGTGGAGGCGCGCAACGCCGAGATCCGCAAGAACGTCCTCAAGTACGACGACGTCCTCAACCGTCAGCGCGAGGCGATCTACGGTGACCGCCGCCACATCCTGGAGGGCGACGACCTGCACGAGCGTGTGCAGAAGTTCCTCACCGACGTGGTGGACGACATCCTCGACCAGCACACCGGCGAGGGCAGCGGGGACGACTGGGACTTCGACGCGCTGTGGGCCGAGCTCAAGACGCTCTACCCGGTCGGCGTCTCGATCGACGAGGTCATCGCCGAGGCGGGCAACAAGGGCCGCATCAACCGCGACTTCATGCGCCGCGAGATCATGTCCGACTCCAAGATCGCGTACCAGAAGCGCGAGGAGTCGATCGGCTCCCCGGCGATGCGCGAGCTGGAGCGCCGCGTGGTGCTCTCGGTCATCGACCGCCGCTGGCGCGACCACCTCTACGAGATGGACTACCTCAAGGACGGCATCGGCCTGCGGGCGATGGCGCAGCGCGACCCGCTGGTCGAGTACCAGCGCGAGGGCTACGCCATGTTCCAGCAGATGATGGGCGCGATCCGCGAGGAGACCGTCGGCTTCCTGTTCAACCTCGAGGTGGAGGTCAACCAGGCTCCCGACGAGATCGCC
This genomic stretch from Leifsonia sp. EB41 harbors:
- a CDS encoding ComF family protein, translated to MTITNASPRPALSPGLRSTIHSTIRDAVLDAGAVLLPVSCAGCAAPDRALCADCARALTPEVRQRTVSGVAVWSALDYDDVPRTVLLAYKDGGRVDAVRALAGALAPALAAAGGPRGRGAVPVLVPSTRAAWRRRGYHPTGMVLARTRALAPPLWHALRLTRQTADQAALGNAQRADNRAGSMVASRRLRGRRCVIVDDIVTSGATIAEAARAIRSAGGTVGGAATIAHTPRRRR
- the hpf gene encoding ribosome hibernation-promoting factor, HPF/YfiA family, which encodes MDINIVGRNLGITDRFREYATEKADKVAHLAERAISFEIKVSRHNEKLGSQNGDDRVELTLVGPRAVVRSEATGTDKYAAFDIALGKLLERVRRAKDRRKVHRGQHRPTSLREASTDGFSAVGLAAAPVSVLDQVRTGNVPVVSDETAEVGETEEEYSPVVIRQKVFASIPMTVDDALYYMELVGHDFYLFVDQETKRPSVVYRRKGWDYGVIALDDDAEELQEVATASRKLG
- the secA gene encoding preprotein translocase subunit SecA, with protein sequence MASVLEKVLRVGEGRTLRRLEAYAKAVNALEDDFSELTDDELMHETVELRERYSNGESLDDLLPEAFAAVREASKRTLGMRHFDVQIMGGAALHLGNIAEMKTGEGKTLVATTAAYLNAITSRGVHVITVNDYLASYQSELMGRVFRALGMTTGVILSGQTPEERREQYAADITYGTNNEFGFDYLRDNMAWQASDMVQRGHFFAIVDEVDSILIDEARTPLIISGPSSGEANRWFNEFASLATRLTADVDYEVDEKKRTVGVLEPGIEKVEDYLGIDNLYESANTPLISFLNNAIKANALFKRDKDYVVMNGEVLIVDEHTGRILVGRRYNEGIHQAIEAKEGVEVKAENQTLATVTLQNYFRLYKKLSGMTGTAETEAAEFMSTYKLGVVPIPTNKPMQRKDQPDLVYKNEKAKFDQVVEDIAKRYEKGQPVLVGTTSVEKSEYLSRLLAKKGVRHEVLNAKNHAREAAIVAQAGRLGSVTVATNMAGRGTDIMLGGNAEFIAVAEMNARGLSPVETPDEYEEAWEGVFDDVKAKVSEEAEKVIDAGGLYVLGTERHESRRIDNQLRGRSGRQGDPGESRFYLSLTDDLMRLFNAGAAESLMGRTSVPDDMAIESKVVSRAIRSAQSQVEARNAEIRKNVLKYDDVLNRQREAIYGDRRHILEGDDLHERVQKFLTDVVDDILDQHTGEGSGDDWDFDALWAELKTLYPVGVSIDEVIAEAGNKGRINRDFMRREIMSDSKIAYQKREESIGSPAMRELERRVVLSVIDRRWRDHLYEMDYLKDGIGLRAMAQRDPLVEYQREGYAMFQQMMGAIREETVGFLFNLEVEVNQAPDEIAPAVAAKGLNRAESEAPLSYSAPGEQGDVEVRNQRGQLEKAATDRAQRQQRQAAPAQAAPPAQGASQRGAFGQRVEDGDEAPVNRAERRAQAKKR